ACGCAGCCCGAGTCCTCCGGGTGCAATGGCTCCGACGCGGACGGCGAAAACACCGCCGCGATCACGGACCGCTGCTCCTAACGCACGGCCAGGGGAGGATAGGATATGACCAGATTTCGCAAAGCGCTGAGCGCCACGACCGCTGCCGGCGCCTTGTTCGCCGCACCGGCACTCGCGCAGACGGTGCCAGAAGAGGCTCATGCGGTTGAAGCTCCCGAGTCGAACTCGGCGATCCAGGATATCGTGGTCACCGCGCGCCGCCGGGAGGAATCGCTGCAGAACGCGCCGGTTACCGTCACCGCGTTTACCGGCGCGCAATTGCAGGAAAAGGGCATCAACGACTTTGCCCGATTGGCACAAGCAACGCCGGGCGTGAACTTCGATGCCTTTCCACGCGCGGCGCCGCGTCCTTTTTTCCGCGGCATCGGTAGTTCAAACCAGGGAGCGGGCGGCGATCCGTCGTCGGTCGCGTTCCTCGACGGCGTCTATCTTGGCCGCGCCGCGATGCTCGGCATCGATTTTTTCGACATGCAGCGCATCGAAGTGCTGAAGGGGCCGCAAGGCACGTTGTTCGGCAAGAACGTCGTCGGCGGGGCAGTCAACTTCATCACCGCGAAGCCGACCAGCGAGGCCGCTGCCCATGCCCAGCTGACGGCCGGCGAATATAGCCAGCTCAACGGTAATGTAATGCTCAACCTGCCGATCACCGACACGATCGCGACTCGCGTGGTACTCGGCGCAGTCACCAATGACGGCTTTCGTCATACGCCGGGCGGACGTTCGCTTGACGATGAGAACAAGATCAGCGCGCGCGTCCAGACCATGGTCGGTATCGGCACCGGCACAACTTTCCTCCTTGCCGGCGACATCGCCAAGCAGGATCTGGGTCAGGGGTCGCACTTCAACGTGCGGACATTGCCCTTCCGTACGTCCGGTCCGCGCGGCTATGACGATTTCGACAAGCCGCGCGTCGCCGATCCGGATCGTTATGGCGGCATCAATACGCAGACCGGTGGCGTCCGGGGCGAATTGAATACCGACATACTCGGCTTCGCCACGCTGACCGCGACGGCCGCCTGGCGCACGCTCGACTACACGTCATCCGACGATCTCGACGGCAGCAACGCGGCTGCCAATCTCGCGGCAGGCGTCGTGGCACCGGCGATCCAAACGCTGGCGAAGGAAAACGCCGATTCCTATTCGGCCGAAACACGCCTGACCTCGCTTGGGTCCGGGCCATTCAGCTGGGTGTTCGGGCTCTATTACAACCATGACAGGATCAGTCGCGAGCGCGAGAGTGAGACCGACGTGGTCGACACCAGCGAGAATCGCTTCGTCGCTCATTCGACCAATCGCAGCTATGCCGCCTTTGGCGAAGTTCAGTACAAGTTCGGCTTTGGGCTCGGGGTCTTCGGCGGCGCGCGCTACACCGATGAGAAGAAGACTTATGACGTCACCCGGCTGATCGGGAATCCCGCCGCGCCGACGATCGGCTACACGACAGTCGGTACGCCGGGCGAGGCGGGGCAGCGGCTGGTGACCTATCGGGTTGGGACCGATTTTCGCGTCAACGACAATATCTTCCTGTTCGGCACGGTTTCGACCGGTTTCAAATCGGGCGCGTTTCCGGAACAGCCGGGTAGCGCGGTCCTCGCACGCATCGCGACCGCGCCGGAAAAGGTCACCAATTACGAGGCGGGGTTCAAGACCGACTGGCTCGACCGGCGGCTGCGCGCCAATGTCTCGGCGTTCGTCGCCAAGTACAAGAATTTCCAGACCATCCAGGTGATCCCCGACGCGACTGCGGGGCCGGGCGGATCGCGCGTATCGACCGACACTGGCGACGCGACGATCAAGGGCGTCGAAACCGAACTGATCTTCGCGCCGGTCGATCTGGTCGATCTGACGGTGCGTTACACCTATCTCGATGCGCGCTTCGACCAACTGACCCAGACCTCGGCGATCCTGGCCGATGGCTCCGCGGTGCAGCGCGACCTGGCGGGCAACCGCCTCAGCCGTACCCCGAAACATGCGATCACAGCCGATCTCGGTTTCACCACGCCAAAGAGCGACTGGGGATGGCTGCGCGCCTTGGTGTCGATGGACTACCAGAGCGATATCTATGACGACAACGATAACGACTTCATCGAATATCGCCGCGCCCGGACGCTGTGGGACGCCAGCCTGACCTATCATGTCGACGATCGTTTCTCGGCGCAGCTTTGGGTCAGAAACCTGACCGACAAGGAATACCGTACCTTCCAGGTCGACTCCGCCAACGGCCTGTTCGTGCAATATGGCCCGCCGCGTCAGATCGGCGTGACACTCAATGCGTCGTTCTGAGAGTGAGATGATCTTGATAAAGCACCTCCAATGCTGATGCTGCTCGGCTATCTGATGGTCGCCACGTTCATGATCCTGATCATGACGCGGCGGCTGTCGGCGCTGGTTGCGCTGATCCTGGTGCCGCTGATCTTCGGCGTGGTCGCGGGGCATGGCGCCGATCTCGGACCGATGGCGGTCGATGGCCTCGCCAAGCTCGCGCCGACCGCCGCTTTGCTGCTTTTCGCGGTGTTGTTCTTCGCGATCATGATCGATGCCGGACTGTTCGAGCCGCTCGTCACACGGATCCTGCGCTTTGCCGGCGACGATCCGGTGCGGGTGGCGGTCGGCACGGCCATGATGGCGAGCGTGGTGTCGCTGGACGGGGACGGCGCGACCACCGCACTGATCACGATCACCGCTTTCCTGCCGGTCTATCGCCGGCTCGGCATGAACCCTTTGGTGCTGGCAGTGATCCTGGCGTCGGCGAATACCGTGATCAACCTCGCGCCATGGGGCGGACCGACCGGCCGCGTCGCCGCCGCGCTGCGTCTCGACGTGGCCGATGTGTTCGTGCCGCTGTTGCCGGCAATGGTCGCGGGCATCGTCGCGACGTTCGGGATCGCATGGTATCTTGGCCGCGCAGAACGTCGTCGCCTGGCTGCCGCACCGGGAGGTGGTTCGTCCCCTTCGACCGACAGCGCTTCGATCGTCGCGCCGCTCATCGGCGGTGAGGTCGATGCGGCGACCGCGGCGCTGCGCCGGCCCAGGCTCTTTGTCGTCAATCTACTGCTCACTATTGCGGTGATCGGTCTGGCCGTCCTGCACATCGTGCCGCTGCCTTTGGTCTTCATGGTCGGCCTGTCGATCGCACTGATGGTCAATTATCCGCGCCTCAACGACCAGCGCGACCGGCTGGCGGCGCATGCCGCGACGGCGCTGCCGATCCTGATCCTGATCCTCGCGGCGGGTGTGTTCACCGGCGTCATGGCGGGCACCGGCATGGTCGACGCGATGGCGAAGGGTGCGATGACCACGATACCGCCATCGCTGGGCCCATGGCTCGGCCCGATTACCGCCTTCATGGCCGCGCCGCTGACTTTCGCCTTGTCCAACGACGCTTTTTATTTCGGTGTCGTGCCGGTGATCGCGCAGACCGCCGCGCAATACGGCATCGCGCCGGTCGAGATCGGCCGAGCGTCGCTGCTGGCGCAACCGATCCACGCGCTCAGCCCGCTACTCGCGGCGCTCTATTTCTCCTCCGGTCTGCTCGGCGTCGATGTCGGCGCGCTGCAGCGCTTCGCGCTCAAATGGGCTTGCCTGCTCACCCTCGTCCTGATCGCCACCGCGTGGCTCACCGGCGCAATCACCTGAGGTATCGATGACTGAACGGCTCACCAACACGATCAACGTCCTTGTGCCGGTCGGCGCGGTCGGTGCAGGCGTCCGCGACAGCGATGTGCAGCACGGCCTCGCCGCCGGAGCGCATGCCATCGCTTGCGACGCGGGATCGACCGATAGCGGCCCAGCCTATCTCGCCACTGGCCGGTCGAAATATTCGCGCGATGCGGTGAAAGCGGATCTCGCCATATTGATGCGCGCCCAGGCGGTGGCGGCCATACCATTGCTGATCGGGTCGTGCGGTACGTCCGGTTGCGACATGGCAGTCGACTGGATGCGCGATATCGCGCTGGAGATCGCACGCGAAGAGGGGTTGAGCCCGCGCATCGCGACACTTTATTCGGAACAGGATGCCGCGTTTCTGGCCGAAGCGGCGACCGATGGCCGGATCATTCCACTGGCACCGTTTACCGGAACCGACCTCGCGGTGTTCGCCGAGTGCGACCATATCGTCGCGCTGATGGGGCCGGAGCCCTATATCGCTGCGCTGCGCGCCGGTGCCGATATCGTGCTCGGCGGCCGTACCACCGATACGGCGGTGATCGCCGCTGTGCCGTTGATGCATGGCGCGGGCGCGGGACCGGCCTGGCATGCCGGCAAGACGGCCGAGTGTGGCGGGCAGTGCACTGTCACGACACGTGATGGCGGCGTGATGGTCCGGGTCGGCCACCACGCGTTTGAGGTCGAGCCACTCAGCCCGCACAACGCCTGCACGCCGGCTACGGTGTCTGCGCACATGCTGTACGAAAACACCGACCCGTTCGAATTGCTCGAACCCGGTGGCGTACTCGATGTCCGTCACGCGACCTATGTAGCAGTCGATGATCGGATCGTGCTGGTCTCCGGCTCGTGCTTCAATGCCATGCCCTATACGATGAAGCTCGAAGGGGCGGCGGGGAGCGATTTCCAGACGATCATGCTGGTCGGTATCCAGGATCGCGGCGTACTCGGCGAGATCGACCGGTTCATCGCTCAGATGCACGCTTATCTCACTGGCCGCGTCGAGGCGGCGATGGGTGAGCGGGCGGGCAGGTTCGATATCTCGCTGCGGCCCTATGGCTGGAACGCGGTATCGGGCAGCGTGATCGGCGGACCGCAGCCGGTGCCGCGCGAAATCGGCCTGTTGTTCGTCGCGACCGCCGCGAGCCAGGAAATCGCCACCCAGATCGCTAAGACTTGCAATCCGGCCTTTTTTCACATGCCGCTCGATCCGGATCAGGAATTACCCAGCTACGCCTTTCCCTTTTCGCCGGCCGAAACGGAGCGCGGGCAGGTGTTCGACTTCAAGCTTAATCACGTGGTCCGGGTGGATGACGGCATGCAACTCGTGCGGACGATATTTTGCGACAAGGATGCCCTGCTCGATGCCCAAGCTTAGTGACGTCTGCCATGTACGATCGAAGAATGCCGGGCCATTCTGGATCACGCTCGACCTGTTCTTCGCCGATCGCCAGGCGTTCGATCTTTATGCCGATGACGCGTCGCTCGGCGCTGCCGCGATCGCGCGTCTGTTCGAGGTTGATGCCGGCCTGATCAAGCGTTTTGCCCTGCCCGACCTGTTCGTCGTGAAGCTCTCCTATCCCCGTGCCGTGCCGCAGGGCGGATATCTGGAACGCGATATGCACGGCGGGCAGCAATATGTCCGGCTGCTCGACTTGGAGCTTTAGGCGCTACCAGTCGCCCCGCGCCGCCATCCACACCGCGACCGCCGCCGCCGCCGCCGTGTCCGCGCGCAGGATGCGCGGGCCGAGCCCGATCCCGACCGCATCCGGCAACGCGCGAATCGCCTCGCGCTCCTCCGTATCGAACCCGCCCTCCGGCCCGACCAGGATCGCCGCCGCGCCGGTCGCTCCGCGCATCGCCTCGAAGGCCGGAACGCCGCCCGTCTCGTCGGCAAAAAACAGCGTTCGCCCTGCCCGCCAGTCGCGCAGCAAAGCCGCCAACTTGACTGGCTCCGCCAGCTCGGGGATCGCGGTCCGTCCGCATTGCTCCGCCGCCTCGATCATATGCGCGCGCAGGCGGTCGAGATTGAGCCGGTCGACCATCGTGCGGCGCGTCAGCACCGGCACGATCCGGCCCACGCCGAGCTCGCATGCCTTTTCGATCGCCCAGTCGATCCGCCCTTTCTTCAGCGGCGCCATGCACAGCCACAGATCAGGCACCGCCTCGCGCTCACGCAAGCGCTCGGTCACGTCGAGCATCAGGGCGCGCTTGCCGACCATGCTCGCCACGCCGAGCCATTCACCGGTCGCGTCGTCGAACAGTTTGACCGGATCGCCCACTTTCATGCGCATCACCGACACGAGATAATGCGCCTGCGGCCCGTCGATCCGAATCGATCCGGGCGCGAGTTCGGTTTCGACGAACAATCGCGGCGTCGATTGCGGTGGCCAGGCGGGGGTGGCGGGCATAAGGCCGTCCTACGGTCCAAACCCGATCACCGCAACGAGCGCAAAAGGCCAAGCACGGCTTGCACGGACGAAAGCGAAGGTCGGTCGCGGCCATACGCGATCTGCATTAGAAGCGGCGGCACAAAAGGGAGCAGCCCATGCCGACCACCGCCAGCCTGATCGCTTTCGCTCTTCTGGCGCTGGGCATGGCCCTGACGCCGGGGCCGAACATGATCTACCTGATCTCGCGCTCGATCGGTCAGGGCCCCAAAGCGGGCTTCATCTCGCTTGGCGGCGTCGCGCTTGGTTTCCTGTTCTACATGTTGTGCGCGGCGTTCGGCATCACCGCCTTCATGATGGCCGTGCCCTTCGCTTATGATGCGTTGCGTATCGGTGGTGCACTTTATCTTCTCTATCTCGCCTGGCAGGCGATCAAACCGGGCGGCAGGTCACCCTTTCAGGTACGCGATCTGCCGGTCGATGGCCCGCGCCGCCTGTTCGCGATGGGCTTCGTCACGAATTTGCTCAACCCGAAGATCGCGGTGATGTACCTCTCGCTGCTGCCGCAATTCATCGATCCCCATCGTGGCAGCGTGCTGGTCCAGTCGCTTGTCCTGGGTTCGGTTCAGATCGTGGCGAGTGTCAGTATCAATGCCATCGTCGCTCTGATGGCGGGCTCGATCGCGGCCTTCCTCGCCGGCCGTCCGCGCTGGGCGACGGTCCAGCGCTGGATCATGGCGACCCTGCTCGGTGGTCTGGCGGTGCGCATGGCGACCGAGGCGCGGCGGTAAGAAGATTCGCGCTCTTGTAATTCCGACTGTCATGATATGATATCGCCCTGACAGTGGGAGGGCCATCATGAAGATTCACCTTGCGGCCATTGGCATGCTGATGTGCCTTGCCGGATGTTCGAAAGCCGAAGAAGCGACTGGCGAAGCGCAACACCAAGGCCGCTATGTCGGGATCGGCATTTACAGTCCGAGCAAGCTTTGGTCGCTACTGAAACCCGCTGGCTCGCCCAAGGATAAGACGGCCGCAACGCTCGACGACGACAGCCATGTGATCGTTCTGGTCGATAGCAAGACCGGCGAAGTGCGCCAGTGCGGCAACCTGTCGGGTTATTGCGTCCGGATGGATCCATGGAGCGGATCCTTGCCTGCTGCACCCGCCAGCCTGACCAAACATGCTGCCGATCTGGCGGCCGCAGAGGCAGCGGAGGAGACAACGACGGTCGCCAATGCCGCGGAACCGATGTCCAACGCTCGCTGATCGGAACCTTGTCGGCGACGGCGATGCATGGTCTAGACGCGTCCCATGTCGCCCGCTGAAATCACGCCTGACACCGAACATCGCGGCCTGGTCGGCGCGCTGCCCGCCGCCGTCCGCCCGTTTGCGCTGCTTGCCCGCTTCGATCGACCGATCGGCTGGTGGCTGTTGTTCTGGCCCGGCGCCTGGGCAGTCGCGCTGGCTGGCGGCGCGCTTGCGCGCTGGGACCTGATCCTGTGGCTGTTGCTTGGCGCGATCGCGATGCGCGGGGCGGGGTGTGTTTATAACGACATTGTCGATCGCGATCTCGACAAGCTGGTCGCGCGTACGCGCAGCCGGCCGCTGGCAAGTGGCGCGGTATCGCTGACCGCCGCCTGGGTTTGGCTGGTGCTGATTTGCCTGATCGGCCTTGCCGTGTTGCTGCAGCTGCATCTCTACGCCGCGGTGGTCGCGGTGCTCAGTCTCGCGCCGGTCGCCGCTTATCCGTTCATGAAGCGTATCACCTGGTGGCCGCAGGCGTGGCTCGGCATCGTCTTTTCCTGGGCGGCCCTGGTCGGATGGAGCGATATTGCGGGTGCGCTCACCGTGCCCGGCTTGCTACTCTATGCCGGGTCGATCGCCTGGGTGATTGGTTACGACACCATCTATGCGCTGCAGGACCGTGAGGACGACGCGTTGATCGGGGTGCGGTCGTCGGCTTTGCGTATGGGCAGCAAGGTTCGCCCTGGGGTCGGGGCATTCTATGCCGTGGCACTGGCGTTCTGGGGTGGAGCGATCTGGTTGATCCGACCTGATATGCTTGCGCTCGTGGCGTTGATTCCGGTGGCGCTGCATTTCGTGTGGCAGGTCGTGACGCTCGATCCGGCGGATGGGGCAGGGGCGCTGGACCGGTTTCGGAGTAACCGCTTCGCCGGGTTTCTAATGTTCTGTGCGTGTTTTGTTGTGGGGACGGCGGCCTAAGAGTGGTTGCGCGACCCTCCCGGCGCACCTAAGTCCGCCCGATGCTGACCACCGACCAGGCGCGCGACCGCGCCGCTGATATCGTCGCCCGCGCTACTGCCGCCGGGGCCGACGCCGCCGATGCCGTTTATGCCGCGGACACTGCGCTAGACGTATCGGTGAGGCTCGGTGCGCTGGAGGATGTCGGCCGTTCGGAAAGCGCCGAACTCGGCTTGCGCGTATTTGTCGGCAAGCGCTCCGCCAGCGTATCCACCTCCGATCTTTCGGTCGATGCACTCAAGGCGCTGGTCGATCGCGCCGTCGCGATGGCGCGTGAAGCACCCGAGGATGAATGGGCCGGTCTCGCGCCGCAGGACCGCCTGATGCGCGGCAATGCGCCGCAACTCGATCTCGACGATGGCGGCGAGGTCGCTCCCGCCGAACTCAAACAGGCGGCACTTGCGGCGGAAGACGCCGCCCGCGCCGTTTCCGGCGTGTCGAACAGCGAAGGCGGTGGTGCGAGCGCGTCGCGCTCGATCTGGGCGCTGGCCACCAGCCATGGTTTCGCCGCCGCTTATGCCGCGACCGGTTATGGCATCTCGGCCAGCGTGCTGGCGGGCGAGGGCGGGGCGATGGTGCGTGACTATGCCCATCATGGCGCGCGTCATCGCGCGGCCCTGGAGGATTCGACGACCGTCGGCACTCGCGCCGGCGAGCGTGCCGTTGCCCGGGTCAATCCCGCGACGGTCAAGAGCGGCGCGATGCCGGTCGTGTTCGATCCGCGTGTCGGCTCCTCCATGCTCGGCCATCTGATCGGCGCGATCTCGGGCCAGGCGATCACGCGCAAGACCAGCTTCCTGCTCGACTCGCTTGGTACGCGCGTCTTCGCCAAGGGTGTGACGATCGCCGACGATCCACACCGCCCGCACGGCCTGCGTTCACGCCCGTTCGACGGCGAAGGGTTGCCGGTGTCGCCGACCGAGTTCGTGTCCGACGGCATGCTCGAGACCTGGCTGCTCGACAGCGGTTCGGCGCGGCAGCTCGGGCTCGAGCCGACCGGGCATGCCGCGCGCGGCGTTGGCGGCAATCCCGGGGTCGCGACGAGCAATTTGTTCATGGCGGCGGGCAGCACGCCGCCGGAAACGCTGATCGCCGATATCGCGCACGGCATCTATATCACCGAACTGATCGGCATGGGCGTCAACGGCGTGACCGGCGACTACAGCCGGGGCGCGGCGGGTTTCCTGATCGAAAATGGCGAGATCGCCGGCCCAGTCGCGGAATTCACCATCGCGGGCAATCTGAAGGACATGTTCCTCAACCTGACCCCGGCTAACGATCTCGAATTCCGCTATGGCAGCAACACGCCGACCCTGCGCATCGATGGTATGACGGTCGCCGGTGCCTGAGACACTCGCCGACCAAATCGCCGCGATCGCCGCAGAGGCGGGCGCGCATGCCTTTGCCAAATGGCGTACCGACTTTAAGCAATGGGAAAAGGCCCCCGGCAACCCGGTGTGCGAGGTCGACCTGGAGGTCAATGTCCTGATCCGCCAGCGCTTGTCCGCGCTGTTGCCCGAGGCTGGCTGGCTGTCGGAGGAGACGGTCGACAATGCCGATCGCCTCGCGCTCGACCGGCTGTGGGTGGTCGATCCGATCGACGGCACGCGCGACTATGTCCGCGGCCGCCCCGGTTGGGCGGTGTCGATCGCGCTGGTCGAGCATGGCCAGCCGGTGATCGGCATACTCGATGCGCCGGCGCGCGGCGAAGTGTGGCGCGCCGAGGCGGGCGAGGGTGCGACGCTTAACGGCGTCTCTGTCCATGCTGGCGTGCGCACCGAGTTTTCCGGTGCGCGGGTACCGACCGATGCGCTGCCCAAGGTCGACAGCGATCTGGTCGCGGTCGACAAACCCAACTCGATCGCGCTGCGCATCGCGATGGTCGCCGCCGACCAGGCGGATCTTGTCGCGACGTTGCGCTGGGGCAATGAATGGGACGTCGCGGCGGCGGTACTGATCGCCGTCGAAGCGGGTGCGACGGTTAGCGACGCACTTGGCCAGCCGCTCAAGTTCAACACGCCGAGCGCGCAGGCATTCGGCGTACTCGCAACGACGCCGGGCATTCACAAGGCGGCGGTCGAGCGGTTGAGCGAACGGGCGAAGACGCTTTCCAAATAGTCGTTGAGGCGTGGTTGGGGCGGAGCCGAACCGCTGCCAGTGAACCGCGCGGCCAGGCGTCCGGCGCCTGTTCCTTGTAATGGACAGGGCGAGTTGTTCTTCGTCATGAGAAAGAGCGGGTCGGCGATCGACGAGATGTGATCGGGCTGTTCTGGCCGCAATCGCGACGAGTTTGAATCGACCAGGTAGCGCTCGCCGATACCGTGCATGTGTTGATGACGTCTCGTAACCTGAACGGATTTGACGTCTGGGGCGAGCTTCATGCTTGCTGCGGTCGCGGCTTTAACGGCGTTCGTATCAAACCGCGCAGCGGGACGCGGAGAGATATGGGACACCGGTTGTTGTATATCCTTGGCGCGGGGCGAGCGAGGCATTCCAGCGATGCGGCCGATATAATTCACTTAAATACAATGATTTAGGAGTCTTCGCACGTGTTGTCGTCACTGCGCCGTTCGATGAACCCCTCGGGCCATCAAACTCAGAGCAATTTTCGCCGGATTGACGTTGCGCATCCGAAACTTGTGTCTATCGGGAACGTCATTTCAAATTGGAAAATTGCCTGATCATGACCAGAATAGTCTCGACGCTGTGCGCCGTTGCCATCACGGTTTTGCTGCCGGTAGCGGCTCCGGCCAACCCGGCACCGAAGACTCAGGCCGCAAAGCGCGATGCCAACGCTTTGGCGCGCGCCTTCATGCTGGAGAAAATGGCAGCCAAGCGCATCCCCGGGGCACAGATCGCGGTCGTGCGCGGTGGGCGGATCGTGATGTCGGGCGCATTCGGCGTCGCCAATGTCGAACACCAAGTCGCGGTAACGCCAGATACCGTGTTCCCGATCAATTCGGCGACCAAATCGTTCACCGGCGTCGCCGCGATGCAATTGGTCGAAGTCGGAAAACTGGACCTCGACGCGCCCATCTCGCAGTATATCGACGGTCTGCCGGCCGGATGGCAGGCCATCCGGGTCCGTCAGCTTCTGGCGCATACCTCTGGCCTGCCGGATATCGTCGGTGGCAATGGGTTGATCGGCAGCGGCGGCGAGGCGGCAGCCTGGGCGGCGGTGAAGGCGCTGCCGATGGAATCCGTCGCGGGCACCCGTTTTGCTTATAACCAGACCAACTACGCTTTGCTGGCTCAGATTATCGACAAGCAAAGCGGCATGCCCTTTGCCGATTATCTCGCGGCCAAGCAGTTCAAGCCGGCCGGCATGACGCATGTCCGGTTTGGCGATGGCTTCGACATCGTCCCCCATGCCGCGACGCCCTATAGCTTTTATGGAGCAGGTCATGGCGGCGCCGTGACGACGGTATTGGGCCGCTGGCGGGACGACCTGCCGCCCTTCACGCGAACCGGCGCGGGCATGAATGCATCGGCACGGGAGATAGCCGGCTGGATCGTCGCGCTTCAGGGCGGCAAGCTTTTGACAAAACCGGACAGCCTGACGCGCCTTTGGACCGCCGAGACTCTCAACAACGGCACGCCCAATGCGTGGGCTATGGGCTGGCCGGTCGTGCGCGCGGCGCCACACCGGATCGTCGGCGGCATTGGCGGCGGCCGCGCGGCCTTTTTCATCTATCCCGATGATGATCTGGCAATCGTGGTGCTGACCAATCTCGTCGGCAGTGACCCGCAGGGGTTTATCGATGAGATCGCAGCACTTTACGCACCGTCGATTGCTGGCTCGACACGAAACTGAGCTGGCGGGACGGCGCGATTAGGGGCGGTCGCCTCCGGGCACGTCCACGGTCTGCTGGACATCCGAGTCCGGGCGGAACGCCATTGGCACTATGGCGACCGCCAGCGCCTGGTTATGCGGTTGGGACGTACTCGCACCGTTATTGCGATATGTCATACGGTCCCAAGCCAGCGAAGGACATCCAATGAGTATCAGTAAGGGTTCAAATAAAATGCGCCGATATCGGGCCTGTGGAATCCTGGCCGCATTGCTGGCGGTCGCCACGGCAGCGCCGGCCGCTGCGCGTGAGCCGTCAGGGGCCTCTCCGCTTGCCGGCACGATCGCGACGGAGTCCTACCGGGATCTCGAACGAAAAGTGTCGCACGGCGCGATCGCTTTATGGGCGCTTGGCGCGATCGAGGAGCATGGGCCGCATCTGCCGTTGATGACCGATGTCGTCGTTCCGTCGGGCCAATTGCGCATCGCGGCGGGGGCGCTTGAGCGTCGCGGCGTGCCGAGCGTCATCGTGCCTCCCTATTATTGGGGCGTGAACAATGTGACCGGCGCGTTTGCCGGTTCGATCTCGATCCGCCCTGAAGTGATGACCGAATTGATGCTCGACGTGTTTCGCAGCATGGCGAAGGCCGGGATCAAGCGGATTTATTGCATCACCGGGCATTTCGATGCGGCACATGCGGGGACGATCGCCGCTGCGGTCAAGCGGGCCAATGACGAGAAGATCATCGAGGCGCGCTTCGTCGTCCCGGCGCCGCTCGGCAAGCGGCTTGGGCTGGTGTCGGGGCAATCCGGCGCGATCTTCGCGGAGTGGCCAGCTCCGCCCGCCGGCGAGCCGGATCTTCACGCCGGCGAAATGGAAACATCGGCGATGCTCGATCTCGCCCCGGAGTTGGTACAGCGAGACATCGCTAGCACTCTGCCGCCAACCGGCCTAACGCCTGAGCAGCTTGCCGGCTGGCGAAAGGGCGGGGACACGGCCCGGTCGATTACGCCATCGGGCTATCTGGGCCGACCGGCCGACGCGACGGCGGCAAAGGGAAGCGCACGATTGGCGCTCGAAGCCGGTGCCTATGCCGATGCGATTAGTGCCGATTTGAAAGCCGTCGACGGTTCTTCCGGGAACTAGGTGGAGGCCATGTCGCGGATGCTCGCCGATCAGTAGGGCATTCTGAATCAGGTCGGAGTGTCCGTATCATCCCAGGAAACGTCGAAATCGTTTTGGAAACTGGCCAGCCAATTGAGCGCAGCATGGCGTTCCGCCACGACGTCGCGGCTTATCGCGACGAGGGGGATGCCCTTCTGGCTGGCCTGCCGCGCGGCCCAATGCTCAAGCCAGGTCCTGTCCAGCGCATCGAGAATTTCCCTGACTGGACGCAGCTGCGCCGCTTC
This portion of the Sphingomonas sp. So64.6b genome encodes:
- the ubiA gene encoding 4-hydroxybenzoate octaprenyltransferase yields the protein MSPAEITPDTEHRGLVGALPAAVRPFALLARFDRPIGWWLLFWPGAWAVALAGGALARWDLILWLLLGAIAMRGAGCVYNDIVDRDLDKLVARTRSRPLASGAVSLTAAWVWLVLICLIGLAVLLQLHLYAAVVAVLSLAPVAAYPFMKRITWWPQAWLGIVFSWAALVGWSDIAGALTVPGLLLYAGSIAWVIGYDTIYALQDREDDALIGVRSSALRMGSKVRPGVGAFYAVALAFWGGAIWLIRPDMLALVALIPVALHFVWQVVTLDPADGAGALDRFRSNRFAGFLMFCACFVVGTAA
- a CDS encoding TldD/PmbA family protein; the protein is MLTTDQARDRAADIVARATAAGADAADAVYAADTALDVSVRLGALEDVGRSESAELGLRVFVGKRSASVSTSDLSVDALKALVDRAVAMAREAPEDEWAGLAPQDRLMRGNAPQLDLDDGGEVAPAELKQAALAAEDAARAVSGVSNSEGGGASASRSIWALATSHGFAAAYAATGYGISASVLAGEGGAMVRDYAHHGARHRAALEDSTTVGTRAGERAVARVNPATVKSGAMPVVFDPRVGSSMLGHLIGAISGQAITRKTSFLLDSLGTRVFAKGVTIADDPHRPHGLRSRPFDGEGLPVSPTEFVSDGMLETWLLDSGSARQLGLEPTGHAARGVGGNPGVATSNLFMAAGSTPPETLIADIAHGIYITELIGMGVNGVTGDYSRGAAGFLIENGEIAGPVAEFTIAGNLKDMFLNLTPANDLEFRYGSNTPTLRIDGMTVAGA
- a CDS encoding 3'(2'),5'-bisphosphate nucleotidase CysQ, which encodes MPETLADQIAAIAAEAGAHAFAKWRTDFKQWEKAPGNPVCEVDLEVNVLIRQRLSALLPEAGWLSEETVDNADRLALDRLWVVDPIDGTRDYVRGRPGWAVSIALVEHGQPVIGILDAPARGEVWRAEAGEGATLNGVSVHAGVRTEFSGARVPTDALPKVDSDLVAVDKPNSIALRIAMVAADQADLVATLRWGNEWDVAAAVLIAVEAGATVSDALGQPLKFNTPSAQAFGVLATTPGIHKAAVERLSERAKTLSK
- a CDS encoding serine hydrolase domain-containing protein, translated to MTRIVSTLCAVAITVLLPVAAPANPAPKTQAAKRDANALARAFMLEKMAAKRIPGAQIAVVRGGRIVMSGAFGVANVEHQVAVTPDTVFPINSATKSFTGVAAMQLVEVGKLDLDAPISQYIDGLPAGWQAIRVRQLLAHTSGLPDIVGGNGLIGSGGEAAAWAAVKALPMESVAGTRFAYNQTNYALLAQIIDKQSGMPFADYLAAKQFKPAGMTHVRFGDGFDIVPHAATPYSFYGAGHGGAVTTVLGRWRDDLPPFTRTGAGMNASAREIAGWIVALQGGKLLTKPDSLTRLWTAETLNNGTPNAWAMGWPVVRAAPHRIVGGIGGGRAAFFIYPDDDLAIVVLTNLVGSDPQGFIDEIAALYAPSIAGSTRN
- a CDS encoding creatininase family protein; this translates as MRRYRACGILAALLAVATAAPAAAREPSGASPLAGTIATESYRDLERKVSHGAIALWALGAIEEHGPHLPLMTDVVVPSGQLRIAAGALERRGVPSVIVPPYYWGVNNVTGAFAGSISIRPEVMTELMLDVFRSMAKAGIKRIYCITGHFDAAHAGTIAAAVKRANDEKIIEARFVVPAPLGKRLGLVSGQSGAIFAEWPAPPAGEPDLHAGEMETSAMLDLAPELVQRDIASTLPPTGLTPEQLAGWRKGGDTARSITPSGYLGRPADATAAKGSARLALEAGAYADAISADLKAVDGSSGN